In the Sphingobacterium sp. PCS056 genome, TGCACGAGCTTAGTATTGTAAAGGATATCTTCGATACACTGGAAGGCCATTATGGTTCTCGAGTGGAAGATGTTCAACAGATTCAAGTAACCGCAGGTCTGCTGTCAAATGTGCAGCCTGTTCTGATCCAGAATGCTTTTGATGCCTTTATTACTGAGAATAGGGGGTATGCAGATATGGAACTGGAAGTTATCGTTAACGATATCTTAGCATATTGTGATGACTGTCAAAAGAATTTTCCAGTTCATTACCACCGTTTTGTATGTCCCTGCGGACGCTCTTCATCAACAATTGTTCAGGGAAACGAATTGTATATTTCAAAAGTAATTTTTAAACAAGAAAAATAAGAAATTATGTCAACTAACTCATCTAATCCAAAAAGTGCTGGAAACCGCGTCGGTTCAGTACAATGTGATAACACCACATTACATTTATTAAAAGCCAATGATTATGTTGCAAATGCTATCCGCGAACGTTTAAAAGACGTTTGTGTCATTAATGTTTGTTCTTCTCCAGGTTCCGGTAAAACAACTCTGATGCA is a window encoding:
- a CDS encoding hydrogenase maturation nickel metallochaperone HypA; protein product: MHELSIVKDIFDTLEGHYGSRVEDVQQIQVTAGLLSNVQPVLIQNAFDAFITENRGYADMELEVIVNDILAYCDDCQKNFPVHYHRFVCPCGRSSSTIVQGNELYISKVIFKQEK